The proteins below are encoded in one region of Chrysemys picta bellii isolate R12L10 chromosome 4, ASM1138683v2, whole genome shotgun sequence:
- the LOC135983108 gene encoding uncharacterized protein LOC135983108, whose protein sequence is MQSSPAVMAMQSVNRKRAPAWTDREVLDLIAVWGDESVLSELRSKRRNAKIYEKISKDMAERGYSRDATQCRVKIKELRQGYQKTKEANGRSGSHPQTSRFYEALHSILGAAATTTPPVTVDSEDGILSTAGSSDMLGDGEDEEGDEEGEAVGSSHNADFPDSQDLFITLTEIPYEASPAITPDTESGEGSATPSATVSQPSLESHSQRLARIRRRKKRTREDMFSELMASSQAQAAQQTQWRENLTRMHQANMDREERWRQEDQQATLTLLGLLREQTDTLRRLVDVLQERRQEDRAPLQSISNRPPPPPSPIPTSPKVQRRRGGRVPANSHSTPAESSSSRRLSFPKI, encoded by the exons atgcagagctctccagcagtgatggccatgcagtctgtgaatagaaagagagccccagcatggactgatcgtgaagtcttggatctcatcgctgtgtggggcgatgagtccgtgctttccgagctgcgatccaaaagaaggaatgcaaagatctacgagaagatctctaaagacatggcagagagaggatacagccgggatgcaacgcagtgccgcgtgaaaatcaaggagctgagacaaggctaccagaagaccaaagaggcaaacggacgctccggatcccatccccagacatcccgtttctacgaggcactgcattccatcctcggtgctgccgccaccactaccccaccagtgaccgtggactctgaggatgggatactgtccacggccggttcctcagacatgttaggggacggggaagatgaggaaggagatgaggagggcgaggcagttggcagctctcacaacgctgatttccccgacagccaggatctcttcatcacccttacagagatcccctacgaagcgtccccagccattaccccggacacagaatctggtgaaggatcagcca ccccgtctgcgactgtctcacaacctagcctggaatcacactcccagaggctagcgcggattaggcgtaggaagaagaggacacgggaggacatgttctctgagcttatggcctcttcccaagcccaggcagcacagcagacccagtggcgggagaacttgacccgaatgcaccaagccaacatggatcgggaggagaggtggcggcaggaagaccagcaggcgactctaacgctgcttggactactgagggagcaaacggacacactccggcgccttgtggatgttctgcaggaacggaggcaggaggacagagccccgctgcagtccatctctaaccgccctcccccgccaccaagtcccatacccacctcacccaaagtgcaaagaaggagaggcggcagagtccctgctaactctcactccacccctgcagagagctctagtagcagaaggctctcatttcccaaaatttga